The Scyliorhinus canicula chromosome 21, sScyCan1.1, whole genome shotgun sequence region GCTGGCGAGCAGCCCCCGGCTCCGGGCCGCCCCCAGGAGGCGGGGCAGGGGAGCCGCGGCTCTCCCCCAGCGGCAGAACGCGAGGCCCAGGCTCATGGCTGTCAGCTAGGCCGCGGCGCGGGCCCCATGGCAACGGCAGCTTTCCCGCCAGGCCCGCACTTCCGGGCTCGCGGCGTCAGCGCGTCACTTCCGTCCTGCCCCTCGGCTAGTAGGAGGggtttgggccgaatggccgcttcCTGTGCTGTCAGACTGATTGAAACATGTGGAAATTGAAACGTTTAATTGAGAAGAAAATGTTTGAGGCTCTTTGTTTTTAGAGCATCAAATACAGAACAAAGGGGAGACATGCTGTGCGGATTAGCTAGGGTTACAGGGTTTGGGTTACGGAGCCTCGACAGTGGGCTCTCTCAGGGGGTTGGTGCAAACctaatgggccgaagggtctccttctgcactgtggcatTGTATGAGTGCAGGAAGCAGCAAAAGCACGAATGCtacttgccactgatcagcccaagcCTTGATTGATTGCCACATGTACTGAAATGTATTTtactgtggccaagggaacggaCGCAGTCCGTacatagacaaaagaataatcgccagagtacatcgacaaacagtacttcaacaaacaatgattggttacagtgcggaacaagggccaaacaaaggtAATACATGAGGAAGAGCAGAAAAATGCatgggtcttgctgcatttggacatgcacTGCTTCAGTATCCAACGGCTTGTGAACAGTGCTGAACAtcatgcagtcatcagcgaatatTCCACTCCTTAGGAacaataagaagtctcacaacaccaggttcaagttcaacttgtgatttcaaataatgtTGGGCTTGAACCTggcgttgtgagacttcttactgtgcccacgccagtccagcgccggcatctccacatcatggcccctTAGGAAGGTCCTTGTTGGAACAGCTGAAGATCGTTGGGCAGAGGACTGTaccatagaatctctatagtgtagaaggaggtcaattggcgcatcgagtcagcactgaccctctgaaagagcaccctacctaggtgcaCTCCCTggcatatctctgtaacccccccaccccacattgaTCCTCTACATTAACCCCCTACCCCAcatagggcagcgcggtagcatggtggttagcataaatgcttcacagctccagggtcccaggttcgattcccggctgggtcactgtctgtgtggagtctgcacgtcctccccgtgtgtgcgtgggtttcctccgggtgctccggtttcctcccacagtccaaagatgtgcgggttaggtggattggccatgctaaattgcccgtagtgtcctaaaatgtaaggttaaggggggggggggggggttgttgggttacgggtatagggtggatacgtgggtttgagtagggtgatcatggctcggcacaacatcgagggccgaagggcctgttctgtgctgtactgttctatctatatgttctatgatcatggccaatccaccaaagctgTACATTGTTGGACTatctgggaggaaagtggagcacccggaggaaacccacgtgaacactgggagaaagtgcaaactccacccagacagtcatgcaaggctggaattgaccccgggtccctgctgctgtgaagctgcagtgctgacCACATTGCCactcttgttcccccccccccccccattggactTTTACACTCTTGATGAATAGCAAACAGCAGAGGAGGAAACCTAAATACATGATGTGATTGTCAAATTTAGATGTTGAAACATGACATGTACAAGACTAGCAGCAGAGAACCAGGCCAGATCCTCCCCAGGCCAAACCCTTGCCATGCCGGAACCCTCCCCAGGACAGACCTCTCCCCAGGACAGGGCCCTCCCCAGGACCGAGCCCTCCCAAGGACAGGGCCGTCCCCAGGTCCAGAACCCTCCCCAGGCCTGAGATCCCTTCCTAGATTAGAACCCTCCCCAGGTTAGAGCACTCCCCAGGCCAGACCATCACCAGGTGAGAGCCCTCCTCAGGCCAGACCCTTCCCAGGTGAGAGCCCTCCTCAGGCTCCTGCGAGCCTGCTCCCAGACCCATTCCCCAGTGTATGTTTTATTTCAGTGCCAGTTGCCAATGAAGCATGAGCAATGCCCAGAAGGGGGTTGCTAATGTGTTGCAGTGTGGAGCAGgatggagttggcagagggctaAGGGGGGCCTGTCCCTTTAACTGGAGGTCTCGCgatgccggggtgacgtcagcggggtATATAAGGCCGTCCCAGCAGCCACCGCGCTCTCTCTCCGCCATGGTGAGTCCGAGCCGGGTATCGCGCAGCAATCCCCCCACCGGCAATCCGCCGCCATCCGCCCTCCCCGCGGCACTGTCGCTCCCcgtaccctccccacacccatccACACTCTCCCGGACGCCCACACAGCCCGCTATTGTGGCGCGATGGAGTCCCGCGGCCGGcctgggaggggaggcagaactGGGGGCCCGGATCCGCCATTGCCGGGGACTGAAGAgaagtgggtgggggttgggcggggagacgatgtgggggtgtgtgtttctggagggggttggggagggtgtgtgattGGGGTTGGTTGTGTGAGGGGTattggggtgggtgtgaggggtattggggtgggtgggttgtgggtatagggggaggggtggtgtgtgtttggggtgagggggagggggtggggattgtTTGGGGGGTTGTGCGTGAAGAGGATTGGGGTTGGTTGtgtgaggggatagggtggggattgtgggagggggtggtgtgtgtttggggtggggggagggggtggggattgtTTGGGGGGGTTGTGCGTGTAGAGGATTGGGGTTGGTTGTGTGAGGGGgattgggatggggggtggtgatgtgtgtttggggtgaggggagggtctgGGAAttgtttggggtgggtgggtgtggggagtgatgggggtatacttgttttggagggaaggtgggggattctgtgtgggaggagggggtttgTGTTGCGAGATTTTCGGTGCCCATTAATTTGTGTGTTTTTCTTGCCTGTTGTCAGCCGAAAGGGAAGAAGGCCAAGGGGAAGAAGGTGGCCCCGGCCCCATCCGTCGTCAGGAAGCATGAGGTGAAAAAGGTGGTCAACCCTCTCTTTGAGAAGAGACCGAAAAACTTTGGGATTGGTGAGTTGGGCAGTGTGAAAGCTGCAGCGTCTGATTCGGCGGCTGTGTTAGTGAAGACAGTTTGGCTCAGAATTGAGGCTGCTGCTTAAAAATAATAGATTTGGACAGGGGAGAGATGCAAAAGAGAGCAGAGGGGTTATTTcttcacacagggtggtgagcatctggaacagcggttgagggtacaattttgtctttgaaAAAGCAGaccgttacatgggcagggtgggtatagagggatatggggcaaatgTGGGTAAGTGGTACTAGattagaaactgggcagcatggacaagctgggctggagggcctgtttacatgctgtaaacatctatcacTGGCTAATTCAATGGAGATCTGGGAGTTAAGTTCCATGGGGCCCTGCAGCACACAACGTGTTCACAATGAACAAAAATGATGTATGTGCAGCTCTCTGGGAGCTTAAAGTATGACATTCCCTTCTAAAGGggcagtagggtagcatggtggttagcataaatgcatcacagctccagggtcccaggttcgattcccggctgggtcactgtctgtgtggagcctgcacgtcctccccctgtgcgcgtgggtttcttccgggtgctccggtttcctcccacagtccaaagatgtgcgggttaggtggattggccatgctaaattgcccgtagtgtcctaataaaagtaaggttaagggggggttgttgggttgcgggtatagggtggatacgtgggtttgagtagggtgatcatggctcggcacaacattgagggccgaaggacctgttctgtgctgtactgttctatgttctaaacatgcttattattctgattctttagGTCAGGATATCCAGCCCAAGAGGGACCTGACTCGATTCGTGAAATGGCCACGGTATGTCAGACTTCAACGTCAGAGGGCCATCTTGTACAAGCGTCTGAAGGTGCCTCCAGCAATTAACCAGTTCACCCAGGCCTTGGACAGGCAGACTGGTGGGTCATGGTGATGAAGGGAATTtgaacgggggtggggggtgaatggaaTTTCAGCTAACTTCACCCGGATGGAGTCTCGGACTACCTCGGAGCCAGAGGTTCCATTCCAGGGGTGTTGTGTGATTAGAGCTTTATCCCTGTTAACTGCATAGATTGTAACCAGCTTGGGGGCCTCCTGTCACCGGCTTGGGGGCCTCCTGTCACCGGCTTGGGGGCCTCCTGTCACCGGCTTGGGGGCCTCCTGTCACCGGCTTGGGGGCCTCCTGTCACCGGCTTGGGGGCCTCCTGTCACCGGCTTGGGGGCCTCCTGTCACCGGCTTGGGGGCCTCCTGTCACCGGCTTGGGGGTCTCCTGTGTTTGTGGCTTTGCCAAAGGAGAAAGTTGAATATTTGGGGTTCTGGAGCCTGCAGATGATGTAACTGAATATTTGCTATCTGAGATTAAGGGATGACAATTACCCACCAAGATCGCTGATGCACTCCGAACCCCACTCTTTCTGTAGTGAGACAGACCCGTTGTCCAGCAGTATCCAATAACACTGCCTGCTTTTCTTCGCAGTGACCCAGCTCCTCAAACTGGCCCACAAGTATAGACCCGAGACCAAAGTGGAGAAGAGGCAGAGGCTGCTTGTCCGGGCCCAGCAAAAGGCAGCTGGGAAGGCTGATGCTCCGACAAAGAGGCCAGCAGTTCTCAGAGCAGGTGagggtttctgaaattctgtctGCTTGTATTTAACCCCTGACAATAAATACAAAAGGGTCTTTTGTAGTTATTTTCTTTGCTGTCAGCGTGTGGTTCAAAGACACAGTACTGCTGTTTCAGAATGTTCTTGTTTCAAAAGTTTATTTGTGCTCAAAAGATTGAGCAGGACCGAGTGCTGACTTTCTGTCTACTCTCTGTAGGTGTGAACACTGTCACCACATTGGTGGAGAATAAGAAAGCTCagctggtgattgtcgcacatgATGTTGACCCCATTGAGGTAAGATGGCAAGGGCGAGACATGACTATCAGCGACTTGGCGGCTCTGGCCCTGTCCAAACCCCTGAGACTAATTCACCACAACAGTACTGAGTGATGGCAGCGCTCATCTCCCATAGAGGTGCCTTGTGCTCTGTTTCATTGATATTTCTGGCGGATGAACCTGCTCTGAAAAGCTGGCTGTCCTGCTGGTGATTACCCATCTCCTTGTTGGTCCTCCAGGAATATTCTATTTCTTACACCTCTCTGGAATTTTAGAGTCAATGGAACTGAGTATTTGAACTGGGGTTTCCGTGGCATAACTGCGGAGCGGTGCTGGTCTGGGTGATGTTGCGATGATGTTTGAATTTCTTCACCTGAAGCTCAACATGTAGAGCAAAGAAACGAGCTTTTTAACCCTGAGCAACATCCATGGCCGCACCTTGTAACTGAATCTAGACTTATTGTGATGTGTAACCCCCACTTTCTTCCCAGATGCCCCGTCCCCACAGTTGCTTGGAGATGTTTACATGTTGCTCCTGCTTCTGGCTGATATGTTGAACTCACTTTGAAATTGATGTAAAATAGTTTGAGGCCATTGTCTGCTAGTCAATTTCTGTAATCTCGCATAAACTCCTCATCTGGGtgactgtctccctgtgtctacgtgggtttcctcccacagtccaaatatatgcaggttaggtggattggctgtgctaaattgccccttagggtgggttgCAGGAGTAGGtgcttttgaagggttggtgcagactcaatgggccgaatggcttcctgcactgtagggattctgtcatcacgaaccattctcatgaatctgaATTCTTCCTACCAAACTCACTTTACACCTGCCTTAAATTTCATCtgtgctctccaacctatcttcTCCTTTCGAAAtaaaaccgaaaatgctggataagATACAGAACTGTAGATGGGTCATTCTGACTCTATGCTaattgtttctctccacagacctgctgagtttatccagcattttgtgtttttagttcagatttccagcactcaGTACTTTGCTTATTTGTCCTTTATGAAATTCTCCATTATCCTCCTCACGGTTCACAATACTTCAGAGATTCGGATCATCtgcacattttgaaattgtgccctgtacactgaAGTtttggtcattaatatatatatatatattttaaattttggagtacccaattcattttgcaaAATGAAAGGGCaattgtagcgtggccaatccacctactctgcacgtcgttaggttgtgggggcgaagcccatgcagacatggggagaatatgcaaactcctcacggacagtgacccagagccgggatcgaacctgcgacctaagcgctgagaggcagcagcactaacgactgtgccactgtgctgccctttggtaACTAATAAatatcaggaagagcaggtaACACAGAAACCTGGGGGAGCTCCGCTATAAACCTTCCAGTCTGAAAAACTGTTCAGCATTccctttcctgtcactcagctaaTTCATATTCATGTGGCTACTGTTCCAATAACCTTACTGACCAGTCTGTGCAGTACTTTGTGCCTTTTAGCAGCCGCACCGTCAGCTGCCTGGGTTCAAGCCCTGGAATCAAATCTAAAATCATTTCTCATCTGTCTACCTCTTCTCCTTTTAAGACTAGTGTTAATCTTTACTCTGACTGTTTGGTCTCCTACCCCAATAATTTTCGACTGTTAGACTTTGATATTTGATGCTGCTTTGAGGCATTGTGGAATCTTTCACAGAAGAtgccacataaatgcaagtttttgctGATCTGTTTGTGATGTCGCCCCCTTAGCTGGTCGTGTTCCTGCCTGCGCTCTGCCGGAAGATGGGAGTTCCTTATTGCATTGTCAAAGGCAAGGCCAGGCTTGGGCGACTGGTGCACAGAAAGACTGCCACCTGCCTTGCCCTGGCCCAGATCAACCCGTGAGTACCCTGTTTGTAATCTCAACGCTTGGCGAAGGTGGGAGGAGGTGTAGACTATCACAAATAGGTGGCGTGCCATTGTCAGAGGCGTTGTCTCCGTTTCATCAACTGTTTAAACCGTGGGGAAATCCCTGATCTGACAGGTGGCAAGATAAATAATTGCAGCCTGGGCTTCTCTCTCACCAAGGACCAACTTCAGCCCCCCTTAGTGCTCAGTGATCACCATTATTGGGATGCATGGGGCTTGACCCTCTCTCTGATTATTGTTGATATGGCTGTTGTTGGGTTGAGCTGGATCTGCAATGATGATGTATGAATTTCTTCACCTGAATGACCATGTGGCATTTACGAGCTTTTTAACCCTGAGCAGTCCACTCACCCAGCCACTGGTCCCCAACCTGTGTGTACAGTGCCCACATCTCTCTTTCTTTTCCACAGTGAGGATAAGGGAGCGATGGCTAAGTTGATTGAAGCTGTGCGGACTAACTACAACGAGCGGTTTGATGAGGtatgattcccattaactctggCAGCTTTGTGTTGCGGTTTGGGTGTGGTTTTGTCAGGCCTGTGCTGATCTGCAGCAATGGTCAATACAAGGCTTAAGGGTGGTTGGCAGATAACTGCTAGAGTTGAGTGGGATAAGGGGGCTGATTAAATGGCAACTCACTGGGGTTTCCAAATTGCAGAACCAATAGGTGAAACTGCCAAGAATTGAATGTCTTTAATCCAGCCTAATTGTCAGCTGATCAAACCGTACATCCTGGCGAGCACGGGACTGTTGTCCTGGTTCGAGCTGTGACTTAACCCTTCTTCCCTCTCTTTCAGATCCGTCGACATTGGGGCGGTGGAATTCTGGGCCCCAAGTCTGTGGCTCGAATTGCCAAGCTGGAGAAGGCCAAGGCTAAGGAGCTGGCTACCAAACTGGGATAACGTCTTTCCCATCTGCTTGTTGTATATAAAAAAATAAGTAAAACTAAttgtatttaaaacaaaatactgcctCATTATTGAAGTTGAGATGCCAAGGTTAAACAGCTCAGCCAATGTAAAACTGAGTAGTGAAATATGCAACTTGCTCCCACAGTTGTTGATGAATAGTGCAGATGTTTATATacaatgagggcagcatggtggcgcagtgctgcctcatggcgccacggtcccaggttcgattctgggtcactgggttttgcccccacaacccaaagatttgcaggctaggtggattggccaggctaaattgccccttaattggaaaaaatgaattgggtagtctaaatttattttaaaaagtttataAACAGTAGGAGGAAACTTGTTTGGAACATCACTTTATTGATAAGAATTTACAGCATCATTAACATTTTCCACAAATGGATAGAAAAATATTCAAGGCAAAGTAAATGGAGGAATCACTGACTGGTCACTAGATGGTGATTTTCCGTACAAACTTCTGGAACCACATGTAGGATGTCGCTGCGCACAACCCATACCTTccaaataaaaatacattttaagtgAAAACAGTCAAACCTCAAACCAACATTGAACAGGCATGGGGCAATTTTCTGAGGAAAAAGCTAGATGGGGTGATCAGAAAGGTAGATGTGTTGGTGTGACCACAAATGAGCTAGTTACTACTCAGTCCAATAAGGAATGGAATTACTCCCACAGGAATAATTAAGATGAATAGTATCAATATGTTGAAGAGGAAGCTGGATAAGCACAGGCTGTTGGGAGACAGCTTGTGGAGGAGAAATGCTGGCATAGAATAGTTACTTTGGACACATTAAGGTTATGATCTTACCAGGTTATGATATACTGCAGGTGTTCGTTCCTCAAGGTGACTCTTGTCTGTCCTCCGATTGGACCTCCAGGGACTGTGCTGTCTGAGAGAGATGTAAACCCAGTAAAATGATCATATTAGTCAATACTGGCCGAGAGTTGAGGGAGAAATCACAACATGATCAATAAATGACACGCACTAATATCcatcaggaaagtcaggggaAACCTCTTTACCCTGAGAGAGGTGAGGATGTGGTCGAGACAAATAGTGTTAAAGGGGAAGCCAGAAAGAACAGAATTATACATCAGCTTTGACAAGGAGccctccagactcaaaacatcagctcccttttctctcccacagatgctgacagacctgctgagtttgccagtattttctgttctacAGATGCAAGTCAAGTGCCAGGATATCTGACCTGAGATGCACCAGACCTGATCTCACTTTCTTCACTCGAACGGTAGATGAATAACCAGGATCAGTGATTGTCACGGAGTGTGAACCCTGGACTATTGTTGGGCCAACCCCACGGAAGGTCCAGCAGGGATAATATTAACTCAGACCAGGTGTGAATAATTCAGTACCACTGTCAGGTTGGGTATTACCCACAGCCATTGAGGAGACAGTAGGCCCCATTGAGGAGACAGTAGGCCCCATTGAGGAGACAGTAGGCCCCATTGAGGAGACAGTAGGCCCCATTGAGGAGACAGTAGGCCCCATTGAGGAGACAGTAGGCCCCATTGAGGAGACAGTAGGCCCCATTGAGGAGACAGTAGGCCCCATTGAGGAGACAGTAGGCCCCATTGAGGAGACAGTAGGCCCCATTGAGGAGACAGTAGGCCCCATTCACATTGCAAACCACTGGCTGGTGGTTCAAGAGCAATGACTTCATGTTCCTGCCCCATTGGGGCTGCAGCGGAAACCAAATTAATTAAAGTTCTATTTCTAATCCTGGGATGTCCCAATATCCTTCAGTACTCTGCAGGTGTCTGTTCCAAATGACAGAACTGCAGTAGCCAATTACACGGCAGTTAGATACTGAACCGATTAACTAATTTAGTGatcgagagataaatattggcatcgataccgaccctctgacagtgtggcactccctcagtactgaccctctgacagtgcggcactccctcagtactgaccctctgacagtgtggcactccctcagtactgaccctctgacagtgcggcactccctcagtactgaccctctgacagtgcagcactccctcagtactgaccctctgacagtgcagcactccctcagtactgaccctctgacagtgccgcactccctcagtactgaccctctgacagtgtggcactccctcagtactgaccctctgacagtgcggcactccctcagtactgaccctctgacagtgcagcactccctcagtactgaccctctgacagtgcggcactccctcagtactgaccctctgacagtgtgacactccctcagtactgaccctctgacagtgcggctccctcggtactgaccctctgacagtgcagcactccctcagcactgaccctctgacagtgcagcactccctcagtactgaccctctgacagtgcagcactccctcagtactgaccctctgacagtgcagcactccctcagcactgaccctctgacagtgcagcactccctcagtactgaccctctgacagtgcggcactccctcagtactgaccctctgacagtgtggcactccctcagtactgaccctctgacagtgcggctctccctctactgaccctctgacagtgcggcactccctctgtactgaccctctgacagtgcggcactccctcagtactgaccctctgacagtgcgggactccctctgtactgaccctctgacagtgcggcactccctcagtactgaccctctgacagtgcggcactccctcagtactgaccctctgacagtgcggcactccctcagtaccgaccctctgacagtgcagcactccctcagtactgaccctctgacagtgcggcactccctcagtactgaccgtctgacagtgcgggactccctcagtactgaccctctgacagtgcaacactccctcagtactgaccctctgacattgcagcgctccctcagtactgaccctctgacagtgcagtactccctcagtactgaccctctgacagtgcg contains the following coding sequences:
- the rpl7a gene encoding 60S ribosomal protein L7a, which produces MTCTRLAAENQEGVCVARFSVPINLCVFLACCQPKGKKAKGKKVAPAPSVVRKHEVKKVVNPLFEKRPKNFGIGQDIQPKRDLTRFVKWPRYVRLQRQRAILYKRLKVPPAINQFTQALDRQTVTQLLKLAHKYRPETKVEKRQRLLVRAQQKAAGKADAPTKRPAVLRAGVNTVTTLVENKKAQLVIVAHDVDPIELVVFLPALCRKMGVPYCIVKGKARLGRLVHRKTATCLALAQINPEDKGAMAKLIEAVRTNYNERFDEIRRHWGGGILGPKSVARIAKLEKAKAKELATKLG